A window of the Hordeum vulgare subsp. vulgare chromosome 5H, MorexV3_pseudomolecules_assembly, whole genome shotgun sequence genome harbors these coding sequences:
- the LOC123452394 gene encoding mechanosensitive ion channel protein 2, chloroplastic-like, with the protein MAVGLTSQLFQGVTATNRFGQTNSFCGVRRIAGVEMRRSSPSTSFPSLAYGQDSLVHNSHRRNYMPMLYVPYRYRASRVRSFALPVALKEIPLVKSASSVLTRSCDTLLANPATALVVPAIGIILFALWGFLPLVKDIRNRFDHGGNWKKSPTYLISTSYLQPLLLWTGATLICRGLDPVVLPSAASQAVKTRLLTFVRSLSTVLATAYILTSLIQQIQKFLVDIRSPSDTRAMGLDFTMRAVYTGIWIAAVSLFMELLGFNTQKWITAGGFGTVLLTLAGREIFTNFLSSVMINATRPFVVSEWINAKIDGVEVSGIVEHVGLWSPTIIRGDDREAIYIPNHKFTMSILRNNTRRNHWRIKTYLAISHMDAGKIGIIVADMRKVLAKNHNIEQQKLHRRVFFEKIDPKTQALMIYISCFVKTSHFEEYLNVQEAVMLDLLTIVGHHRARLATQIRTVQKSYGNADIDNIPFGEDTYSPRARGRPLLIDTSARISDDKKPPRPAVAREDQKAKVASVSSAETKSDAPDGSSSLNNSEKQEEKKLVPDDAGLKKDHVKTTIPSPTTPWADPVASTTSKADEGKAQGSEGQNGDGSSVATPKKESSRPAFEDNIVLGVALDGSKRTLPIDEGMNPHLSLSEPEQDTGSSLPKKKGQSYSLSGQDKAD; encoded by the exons ATGGCGGTTGGGCTCACATCCCAGCTGTTCCAAGGAGTCACTGCTACAAACAGGTTCGGCCAAACCAACAGTTTTTGCGGAGTACGACGGATAGCTGGTGTGGAGATGCGACGTTCTTCCCCATCCACTTCGTTTCCTTCACTTGCTTAT GGGCAAGATTCTTTGGTGCATAACTCGCACAGGAGGAACTACATGCCCATGCTTTATGTGCCTTATAGATATCGGGCCTCGCGTGTTAGATCTTTTGCCTTGCCAGTTGCTTTGAAGGAAATTCCTTTGGTCAAGAGTGCGTCATCAGTATTGACTAG GTCATGCGACACTTTACTTGCAAATCCAGCTACTGCACTCGTGGTACCTGCAATTGGAATAATTTTATTTGCTCTATGGGGTTTTTTGCCTCTAGTGAAGGACATCAGAAACCGTTTTGAT CATGGAGGTAACTGGAAAAAGAGCCCTACGTACCTAATTTCTACTTCCTACCTTCAACCTTTACTCCTTTGGACAGGAGCAACACTTATCTGCAG GGGTTTGGATCCAGTCGTGTTAccttcagcagcaagccaagctgtTAAAACACGCCTTTTGACTTTTGTGAGATCATTATCGACTGTCCTGGCTACTGCATATATTCTGACAAG CTTGATTCAGCAGATACAGAAATTTCTAGTGGATATAAGAAGCCCCAGTGACACACGAGCT ATGGGGTTGGATTTTACCATGAGAGCTGTTTATACTGGTATATGGATTGCTGCTGTTTCTCTCTTTATGGAGTTGCTGGGTTTCAATACCCAGAAGTGGATAACTGCCGGAGGTTTCGGGACAGTATTGCTTACGCTTGCTGGTCGTGAG ATTTTTACGAATTTCCTCTCAAGTGTTATGATCAATGCCACCCGCCCATTTGTAGTGAGTGAATGGATCAATGCAAAGATAGATGGTGTTGAGGTATCTGGTATTGTTGAG CATGTCGGCCTGTGGTCACCAACAATCATTAGAGGCGATGACAGAGAAGCTATATACATTCctaatcataaattcacaatgtcTATATTGAGGAATAACACTCGGAGAAACCATTGGCGTATTAAGACATACCTTGCTATAAGCCACATGGATGCTGGAAAAATTGGT ATAATTGTTGCAGACATGAGGAAAGTGTTGGCCAAGAATCATAACATAGAACAACAGAAGTTGCATAGGAGagtattttttgaaaaaattgatCCAAAAACTCAAGCCCTTATG ATATACATATCCTGCTTTGTGAAGACATCACACTTTGAAGAGTATCTAAACGTCCAG GAAGCTGTTATGTTGGATCTTCTTACGATAGTTGGGCACCACAGGGCAAGGCTTGCTACACAGATTCGAACAGTTCAGAAATCATATGGCAATGCAGACATTGACAACATTCCTTTTGGAGAGGATACATATAGTCCTCGTGCACGTGGCCGTCCGCTCCTGATCGATACTTCTGCAAGGATCAGCGATGACAAGAAACCTCCTCGACCAGCAGTAGCACGTGAAGATCAGAAAGCAAAGGTGGCAAGTGTATCATCAGCAGAGACGAAGTCAGATGCACCTGATGGTTCTTCTAGTTTAAACAACTccgagaagcaggaggagaaaaAGTTGGTTCCAGACGACGCTGGGTTGAAGAAGGATCATGtgaaaacaacaataccatcTCCCACAACTCCGTGGGCAGATCCCGTTGCATCTACTACTTCCAAGGCAGACGAAGGGAAGGCTCAAGGATCAGAAGGACAAAACGGCGATGGTTCTTCAGTTGCTACGCCAAAGAAGGAATCTAGTAGGCCTGCCTTTGAAGACAACATTGTTCTTGGTGTCGCTCTGGACGGCTCGAAGAGGACACTCCCAATTGACGAAGGGATGAACCCTCATCTATCGCTATCTGAACCTGAGCAAGACACTGGTTCGTCGTTGCCCAAGAAGAAAGGTCAAAGCTACTCACTTTCAGGCCAAGACAAGGCTGACTAG